The Tardibacter chloracetimidivorans region TCTCTTCGTCGATCTGTTCGGCTGGGACGTGCCGGTGGTCGACGGCCAGTACGAGATCGACCAGTTCGACAATACCCACACGATCTACCTCATCGTCGCCGAGGAAGACGGTGGACACGCGGCTTCGATCCGGCTGTTTCCGAGCACCGGGCCGCACATGCTCAGCACGCTCTTCCCGCATCTCTGCCCGTTCGGCGTGCCCGCCGACGAAGCGACCTGGGAAAGCACGCGGCTGTGCCTGCCCCAACGGCACGGCGCCGAGCGTCGCCGCGAGCTGCGCAACATGCTCTTTTCCGCGATGGTCGACGTCGCGCTCGATCGCGGCATCGAGCGCTATACCGGCGTCATCCCCGACCCGTTCCGCAAGGAAGTGCTGTCGCTGGGTTGGCAGGCCGAGCCGCTTGGACCTGCGGTGCGCATCCCAGGCGGCCCGATCGGCGCCTTCCTCATCCATGTCCGGCCGGACACGCCCGAGCGGCTTGGCTGGACCGGCGTCTATTCCCCTGTTCTTGACCGGGTGCCGGCGTGAGCTCCGCGGTCGATCGCCACGCCGCGACGCTCGCGCGCGACGGCTGGTGCGTGTTCGGGCGTGCGGTCGAGCCTCGCCTGATCGCCGGGATCGAGGCGGACCTGAACCCGCGTTTTGCTGCTACCCCGCTCTGCCAGGGTGCCTTCTATGGAGAGCGGACCAAGCGGTTCGGTTCGCTGCTGACCCGGTCACCGATGATCGAACGGCTGGCGATGCATCCGATGGTTCTCGATATCGTCGAACAGATGCTGCTGCCATGGTGCGAGCGGATCGCGCTCAACCTGACCCAGGCAATCGAGATCCATCCCAACGCGCTGCCGCAGCTGCCCCATCGCGACCAGGATATGTGGCAAGGCCCCAAGGGCGGTCTCGAATATCTCGTCAACGTCATGTGGCCGCTGACCACCTTCACGCGCGAAAACGGTGGCACACGACTGTGGACGGGAAGCCAGTTCGACCAGAACGTTCCGGCCCTTCCCGAAGACGAAGCAGTTGTGCCGGTCGTTGTCCCGGGCGACGTCCTGATCTTCCTCGGCTCAACGCTCCACGGTGGCGGAGGAAACGCCAGCGCCGCACCGCGTCGAGGCATTGTCATCAGTTACTGCCTGGGCTGGCTGAAGCCGTTCGAACTGCAATGGCTGGTGTATCCGCCACAGGTGGCGCGGCACTTCTCCCCGGAACTGGCCGCGCTGGTCGGCTATGTCCAGCATCGGCCCAACCTCGGCAATGTCGAAGGGCAATGCCCATCGATCCTGCTCGGCGATCATGTGCCGGACCATCTGGCAGCGGTCGATGCGCTTCGGCCGGACCAGGCCGAAGCTGCCGCGATGTTCGTCCGGTCGCAGATGGGCGAGCTTAGCTGAGGCCGCGACGTGAGCACGCCCGATCCCGCTCCCTTTGACGCCATCCTCCGCCGGGGACCAAGCGCGCTGGCCTGGGAGGTGCTTCGGCGCGACCCGGCCTACCGCGCGGCCTATGCCCGCTTGCCGACCCTGCCGCCGACCGGCGTGGCAGCCGATGCCGACTTCGTCGCGCATTGGGGGCTGCACTTTCCCGGAGGATCCGGCCCGGACATGCGCCCGCGTGCTGCCGATATGGTCGGTCGCCGTTGACCCGCGCGTGCTCGCGGTCCGGGCCTTGAAGCCAGGCGATATCGCCGGCGGACGCTTTTTCGACGCACTGCTCGCGAATACGCGGATGGTGCGCGGGCCCCGCGCCGAACACCTCCTGATCGACCGCGGCGGCGAGGTCATCCGGCTCGACGTGATCGATGGGACAGTGGCGGCCGGGCCGGTAACGCTTCGTTTCGATCTGCCCGATGACGATCGTCTCGACATGCAGCTGTCAGTGATGCGTGCGTTTCGCGAGCCGGCGCCTGTCGCACGATCGCATGTGCAACTGGCGCGCAGGCTGCTCGCATTGCAGGCCATCGACGCGCGCGACGCCGGGGCCAGTCTGCGGGAGGTCGCCGCGATGGTGCTTGGTCCCGGCGTCTGGCCCGGAGACGGCGAACACAGGAAGTCGCTCGTGCGGCGGATGATCGTGGCCGGCGACCGGATGATCCGCGCCGGCCCGGCTGGCGCGCTGGTTGATCGGCCGCACGCTACGTGACTATTACATCCATTATGAATGTGATTTGCCGCGACCGACCCTCGTCTTGAGCGCCGCCTTCAACCCGCGGGCCGTGGCGCTTCGGACATTAGGAGAATATGGGGCTCGACGCCAAGTGTTGCCGCCAGTTGGTCCAGCCGATCAATGCTGAGGCTGTACTTTCGCCGTTCGAGCGCACTGACATACGTTCGATCAATGCCCGCCGCGTCAGCCAGCGCTTCCTGGGACATGCCCTTCGACGTCCTCAGCGCTTTGAGATTGCGGGCAAGATTCTCTCGACTCGACACCACACAAGAAGGACGCCATTGTCGAGTGACAATCCACGGAGTATACTAGTCAGCTTGGGGCAGCGGAGGTATGACGGA contains the following coding sequences:
- a CDS encoding acyl-homoserine-lactone synthase; translation: MIHIIDNRLASENRALLQSMFADRKRLFVDLFGWDVPVVDGQYEIDQFDNTHTIYLIVAEEDGGHAASIRLFPSTGPHMLSTLFPHLCPFGVPADEATWESTRLCLPQRHGAERRRELRNMLFSAMVDVALDRGIERYTGVIPDPFRKEVLSLGWQAEPLGPAVRIPGGPIGAFLIHVRPDTPERLGWTGVYSPVLDRVPA
- a CDS encoding phytanoyl-CoA dioxygenase family protein, translating into MSSAVDRHAATLARDGWCVFGRAVEPRLIAGIEADLNPRFAATPLCQGAFYGERTKRFGSLLTRSPMIERLAMHPMVLDIVEQMLLPWCERIALNLTQAIEIHPNALPQLPHRDQDMWQGPKGGLEYLVNVMWPLTTFTRENGGTRLWTGSQFDQNVPALPEDEAVVPVVVPGDVLIFLGSTLHGGGGNASAAPRRGIVISYCLGWLKPFELQWLVYPPQVARHFSPELAALVGYVQHRPNLGNVEGQCPSILLGDHVPDHLAAVDALRPDQAEAAAMFVRSQMGELS
- a CDS encoding transcriptional regulator domain-containing protein, with product MSTPDPAPFDAILRRGPSALAWEVLRRDPAYRAAYARLPTLPPTGVAADADFVAHWGLHFPGGSGPDMRPRAADMVGRR
- a CDS encoding DNA -binding domain-containing protein translates to MLAVRALKPGDIAGGRFFDALLANTRMVRGPRAEHLLIDRGGEVIRLDVIDGTVAAGPVTLRFDLPDDDRLDMQLSVMRAFREPAPVARSHVQLARRLLALQAIDARDAGASLREVAAMVLGPGVWPGDGEHRKSLVRRMIVAGDRMIRAGPAGALVDRPHAT
- a CDS encoding helix-turn-helix domain-containing protein — encoded protein: MVSSRENLARNLKALRTSKGMSQEALADAAGIDRTYVSALERRKYSLSIDRLDQLAATLGVEPHILLMSEAPRPAG